The nucleotide sequence GAACTTCTACAGTTTTATTAACAAATTGTTTAGTTCGGTATAAACTGTGTTTTTGTTGTAAATCTACAATTTCTGCTAACCTGCGTTTTTTTACCAACAGAGGCACATCATCATCTAATTTACGCTCCGCAAGAGTTCCTGGACGTTCAGAATAAGCATACATATATCCAAACGAATATTTAATGCTGTTCATTAAACTTAAAGTATCTTGATGATCTTGTTCTGTTTCTGTAGGAAACCCAGTTATCATGTCTTGACTTACTGTGCAGTCTGGTAAAATATCTTTAATATTTTTAATTAACTCAATATATTCCTCACGTGTGTGTTGACGATTCATTTCTTTTAAAATGCGATTACTACCACTTTGTACTGGTAAATGAATGTAGTTACAGATATTTTTGTATTTCGACATAGTTTTAATCACATCCAAAGACATGTCTTGAGGATTAGATGTCGAAAAACGAATACGCATTTTAGATTGTGCTTCAGCACAAAGTTCTAATAATTTAGAGAAATTTATTGCTGTTGCTTTTTGTATCTCTGAAGCATTTGCAAAATCTTTTTTAAGCCCACCTCCATACCATAAGTAACTATCTACATTTTGACCTAATAATGTAATCTCTTTAAAGCCCTTATTCCATAAATCGTTTATTTCTTCAATAATACTCTGAGGATCTCGACTACGTTCACGACCTCTTGTAAAGGGGACAACACAAAAAGTGCACATATTATCGCAACCTCTTGTAATAGAAACAAGTGCAGTAACCCCATTTGTATTTAAACGTACAGGAGCAATATCTCCATAAGTTTCTTCTTTAGAAAGAATAACATTTACGGCATTACGACCTTCATCAACTTCTGCAATCAAATTAGGTAAATCTTTATAAGCATCAGGTCCAACAACAAGGTCTACTATTTTTTCTTCTTCTAAAAATTGCGTTTTTAGGCGTTCAGCCATACAACCTAAAACACCAACTTTCATTTTAGGGTTAACTCGTTTTACAGCATTGTATTTCTCTAAGCGCTTTCTAATTGTTTGTTCTGCTTTATCGCGAATAGAACAAGTATTAACTAAAACTAAATCCGCATCTTCAAGGTTACTGGTTGTATTAAAACCTTCTTTAGATAATATTGAAGCTACAATTTCACTATCGCTAAAATTCATAGCGCAACCATAGCTTTCTATAAAAAGCTTTCGTGTATTACTTGTTTTTTGATCTAAAACAAGGTGTTTCCCTTGTTTGCTTTCATCAATAATCTTCTCCATAAATATTCTTGAGACTTTTTAAGGTCAATAAGTATGCAAAGATACAATTTATTTATACTTTGTGACAAAGTGTCATACCTGTATAAATATTTTTTGTGAGATATATTTTATCTCTCTACATTTGATCGCTATTGTAAACGATTAGCTAAATTATGAATACAATTAATTATTTATTAGATAAAATTAGCAATTCAAAACAGTTAGATTTTGGAACTGTTTTTAGTAATTCTTTTGAATTGTTTAAAAAAACTTGGATACAAGGATTCTTAATGAAATTGATGACGATATTAATAACGCTTCCATTAATAATAATACTTTACATTCCATTAATATTTCTTTTTATAGCTCAGATTAATGAAGGAGATTACGATCCAGAAATATTTTCTGCCTTTTTTGCTGGATTTTCTATTATATATATAATATTCATTTTTGTTGGAGTATTTGTTTTAGGAGCAATGTCAATGGCAATTAACGCTGGATTTTATAGAATAATGATGCTTTTAGATAAAAATGAGCAAGTGAGAATATCTGATTTGTTCTATTTTGTGAAAAGTAAATATTTAGGTAAACTACTTGTCTTATTAATAATTTCAATGATCATATCAGTAATTGCAGCATTATTATGTGTACTACCTGTTTTTTATGTAATGGTGCCTATTTCTTTTTTTACTGTAGTTTTTGCATTTAATCCAGATCTAAGCGCAGGAGATATTATAACGATTAGTTTTAAATTGGGAAATAAAAAATGGCTAATTACATTTGGCTTGCTAATAATATCTTCTATGCTAACAAGTATTGCTGTTACGGTTACTTGTGGATTAGCAGCATTATTTGTATCTGCGTTTATATATCACCCAACATACTTAGTTTACAAAGAAGTAATAGGCTTTAATGATGAAAGTGATTTAATTAAGATAGATGTTCAATATTAAACAATATTAATACTGTTTTTTACTTTGAAATTAATATTTACCACAATATTTAAACTCCTTAAACAATTAACTTTATTGTTATTGGTATTACATACTTGTATAACATATTCGCAAGACATAAACGAACAAATAGAATTTAAAATAGATAACGATAAATTTTTATTTATAGACAGATATTATACTAGTGGTTTATTTATAACTTATAAAAAGCAACTAGAAAACGATTTTATATTTGATAATATTGAAGGTAATAAACTTCAATTAAATTTAACATTGGGTAACGAAACATATACACCTACAGATTTGAGTTCTTTTGACTCTTCTAGATTTGATAGACCTTTTGCAGGTTGGCTTTATGGAAGTATTGAAATTGTTAAAATAAAAAGTAGGTCTGCATTATTTTTAGCATTAGAAGGAGGTGTTACTGGAGATGCTTCATTATCTGGAAGCTTGCAGCAAGGATTTCATGATTTGTTTGATTTAGGTAATAGGCCAACTTGGGCAGAACAAATAGGATTTAAAGTGTTATTTAATTTTAAATTAAAATACATTTATAATTGGCAGCTTAATAAAAATAATACATTTCAAATTATAACAAAACCTAGTTTAGGAACAAAAGATATTTTTGTTAATAATGAAGTCAGATATGTTTTTGGAAAATTTAATACATTTAATGAAACTTCTGGAATTGGAGTTGTTAATAGTTCTTTAAACAATGAGTTTTTTGGCTTTATAGGACTAGGG is from Flavobacteriaceae bacterium and encodes:
- the miaB gene encoding tRNA (N6-isopentenyl adenosine(37)-C2)-methylthiotransferase MiaB: MEKIIDESKQGKHLVLDQKTSNTRKLFIESYGCAMNFSDSEIVASILSKEGFNTTSNLEDADLVLVNTCSIRDKAEQTIRKRLEKYNAVKRVNPKMKVGVLGCMAERLKTQFLEEEKIVDLVVGPDAYKDLPNLIAEVDEGRNAVNVILSKEETYGDIAPVRLNTNGVTALVSITRGCDNMCTFCVVPFTRGRERSRDPQSIIEEINDLWNKGFKEITLLGQNVDSYLWYGGGLKKDFANASEIQKATAINFSKLLELCAEAQSKMRIRFSTSNPQDMSLDVIKTMSKYKNICNYIHLPVQSGSNRILKEMNRQHTREEYIELIKNIKDILPDCTVSQDMITGFPTETEQDHQDTLSLMNSIKYSFGYMYAYSERPGTLAERKLDDDVPLLVKKRRLAEIVDLQQKHSLYRTKQFVNKTVEVLIEKESKKSSKHWSGRNEHNAVVVFPKEHYKIGDFVNVKTKDCTSATLIGDAIGYSENN
- a CDS encoding DUF2219 family protein gives rise to the protein MLILFFTLKLIFTTIFKLLKQLTLLLLVLHTCITYSQDINEQIEFKIDNDKFLFIDRYYTSGLFITYKKQLENDFIFDNIEGNKLQLNLTLGNETYTPTDLSSFDSSRFDRPFAGWLYGSIEIVKIKSRSALFLALEGGVTGDASLSGSLQQGFHDLFDLGNRPTWAEQIGFKVLFNFKLKYIYNWQLNKNNTFQIITKPSLGTKDIFVNNEVRYVFGKFNTFNETSGIGVVNSSLNNEFFGFIGLGHKYVIHNTLLQGGITRNETTFTASPTRNVYKLDVGSTLKIKRNTYKLVYSFNTKETKLSSSHGYGSFTYARSF